Sequence from the Flavobacterium sp. J372 genome:
CAAAACAAGAGGAGGAAGCAGTTTCGGTCAAGAGCAAAACCGGACGATATTTTTTAGGGGTATTGCTCTCGGCGCTCAACTTTTTCCCATCCCGTTTTATGTTTTCATCAGTATCACCCTTGCTTCTTATGGCTATTTTGACTTTGCCGACCCAATTTTTGTGCTGATGTTTGTGTTGGGGGGTGTAATTGGCGCATTTGTAATGCTTTATCTTTATGTAGTGTTCTTTAAAAATTTTCAGGACAGTTTAGGCTTTATTACCCGCAATATAAATTACATAATTGGGGGCGTAACCGGTTTGGTCGCAGTCATTACACTTATAAAGTTGTTAAAATAAAGTTAAACGCTACACCCCTATGTCAAAAGAGAGCAACAACTTTTTCGAACAGGTTTATGATGTCGCTGCACAGATACCTTTTGGCAGGGTAACGTCATACGGCGCCATCGCAAAGTACTTAGGTGCAGCGCGTTCCGCCCGGATGGTAGGCTGGGCTATGAACGCAAGCCATGATCGGGAAGATGTTCCGGCGCACCGGGTTGTGAACCGTGTGGGGCTGCTTTCCGGAAAACATCATTTTGAAGGGACAAATCTCATGCAGCAGCTACTTGAAAATGAAGGTGTTAAAGTAAAAGACAATAAGATTGTAAAGTTTGATAAGCTGTTTTGGGATCCTGCAAAAGAGCTTTTGTAATCCTTCACTTTTAACCCTAAACTAAACCTATTTCTGTTTTTCTGTATCGTCATTTACTATTATCTTTGCAGGGAATGCAATCCCGCTAAAAAGATTGCGCGATTATCCAGATGAAACTAGACAGAAAAGAGATACTTAAAGCCCTTGAAACCATAACAATAGCCGGAGAAGGCACAAATATGGTAGAGAGCGGCGCAGTTCGCAACGTGTTGACTTTTGGTGATGAAGCCGTGGTTGAGGTTGTGATGCACAACCCGGCCATGCACATACGCAAACGTGCTGAGGCTGATATCATTAAAACGATACATGAACAAATAAGTCCCGATGCCAAAGTTAAGGTTAACATCAAGCTTGAAACGCCGGAAAAGCCTGAAATTAAAGGAAAGTCGATTCCGGGAATTACAAATATAATAGCCGTTTCCTCAGGTAAAGGCGGTGTTGGTAAATCAACAATCACCGCTAACCTCGCTGTAACCCTTGCAAACATGGGCTTTAATGTAGGTGTACTTGATGCCGACATATATGGCCCATCAATGCCGATAATGTTTGACGTGGAGCGTGAACGCCCGATTTCAGTACAGGTTGATGGTAAAAGCAAGATGAAACCTATTGAGAGCTACGGTGTTAAGCTGCTTTCTATTGGCTTCTTTACATCGCCCGAACAGGCTGTGATTTGGAGAGGCCCTATGGCATCTAAAGCGCTGAGCCAGATGATATTTGATGCTGATTGGGGCGAGCTTGACTTTATGTTAATTGACCTTCCGCCGGGAACAGGCGATATTCACCTGAGCATCATGCAGTCTCTGCCGGTTACAGGTGCGGTTGTAGTAAGCACCCCGCAGGCTGTAGCACTTGCCGATGCGAAAAAAGGCGTAGCTATGTTCCAGCAGGAAAGCATTAACGTGCCGGTGTTGGGCATTATAGAAAACATGGCTTATTTCACTCCGGAGGAACTTCCTGAAAATAAATATTATATCTTTGGGAAAGAAGGTGCTAAAAACCTAGCCGAGGACCTTAGCGTACCATTTCTGGGTGAAGTGCCAATAGTACAGAGCATACGAGAGGCCGGCGATTATGGCCGTCCAGCTGCAATGCAAACAGGTACTCCTCTTGAGAAAGTTTTTGAGGAACTGGCAAGAGAGGTGGTGCAGGAGACAGTAAACCGCAATGATAACCTTCCGCCGACGGAGGCTATCAAGATTACAACTATGGCAGGGTGTTCGGCAGTTAAAAAGAACTAAGATGATGATGACAACAGAAGAAATAAAACTAAACGTTGAGAAAGCCCTGGATGAAATAAGGCCTTTCCTTGAGTCTGACGGCGGTAATATTGCGCTGATTGATATTGAGGACGACAGACACGTGAAGGTGCGCTTAGAAGGCGCCTGCGTAGGTTGCAGCGTTAACCAGATGACATTGAAAGCAGGTGTGGAGACAACTATTAAAAAGTACGCTCCCCAGATTGAGACTGTGACCAATGTTGCTTAAAACTTTTTCAAGAATTTAATTGGATGGCACTGTGCCGTTCAACGTATATTTTATAATGATTACTACAGATATCCTTATAATAGGTGCCGGCCCTACGGGGCTTTTTGCCGTATTTGAAGCAGGGCTTCTTAAACTGAAATGCCATATTATAGACGCACTTCCGCAGCCGGGAGGCCAGCTTTCTGAACTTTATCCTAAAAAGCCGATTTTTGATATACCTGGTTTTCCGTCAGTATTGGCAGGTGATCTGGTGGATAACCTGATGGAACAGATAAAGCAGTTCCAGCCGGGTTTTACGCTGAATGAAAAGGCTGAAACCATTGATAAGCTTGAAGATGGCACATTCATAGTTACAACGAATAAAGGAACAAAACATCATGCTAAAGCTGTAGCCATTGCAGGCGGATTAGGGAGTTTTGACCCGCGTAAACCTTTGATTGAAGGGATTGATGCCTATGAAGAAAATGGCGTGGAATACTTTGTGAAGGACCCTGAGCTGTTCCGTGACAAGAAGATAGTAATTGCAGGTGGTGGTGACTCAGCTCTTGACTGGAGTATTTTCCTTGCTGATGTTGCGAGCGAAGTAACGCTCATACACAGGCGAAATGAATTCCGCGGTGCGCTTGACTCGGTTGAAAAAGTACAGGAACTGAAGAAGCTTGGCAAGATAAACCTTATCACTCCGGCTGAGGTTACAGGCATTATAGGTGACGGTACAGTTGAAGCGCTGGAGATTGATAGGGAAGGCGAAAAGTCAACCATTGAGACTGATTATTTTATTCCGCTTTTCGGGCTTACGCCAAAATTGGGAGCCATAGCCAACTGGGGTCTTGAGATTGAAAAGAATGCCATAAAAGTTAATAATGCACTTGATTATCAAACCAATATAGAAGGCATCTATGCCATTGGTGACATCAATATATATCCGGGTAAACTAAAACTTATTCTTTGCGGATTTCATGAAGCAACACTTATGTGCCAAAGCGTTTATAATAAGCTGAATCCGGGTAAGAAATATGTACTGAAGTATACTACGGTAAGCGGTGTTGACGGATTTGACGGAACCCGAAAAGAAGCAGAAAAGCAAGTAGTAAAAGCGATTGAGTAGTGGATATTACCATAAAAATAACCGACCGCGAAGGTGTTGTACACGAAGTTCAGGCGCCGACAGATATGGCCATGAATATCATGGAACTGTGCCGCTCTTACGAAATTGCCCCTGAAGGCACTATTGGAGTATGCGGCGGTATGGCCATGTGTGCATCATGCCAATGCTATGTACTTAACGACGTAGAACTACCCCCGATGGAGCCTGATGAACAAGCTATGCTGAGCGAAGCATTTTATGTAAAGCCAAACAGCCGCCTTGGCTGCCAGATAGCCATTACTGAAGAACTACACGGGCTTGAGATAGAGCTTGCACCTGAAAGCTAAATCAATTTAAAATATTGAAAAGGCAGGACTCATAGAGCACCTGCCTTTTTTATTAAAACAAACATTATACATTTAATTCTTCACAAATTTCAATGTTGTTGCTTTATCAGCCTTTCCAAGTTTTATAAAATAAACTCCATTTGTTAGCGTGTTTATATTAACCGTTGCAGAATTGCCTCCGTTTAATTTTGATGCTACAATAGTTTGGCCCATGCTATTGTAAATTATGTAGCTGTCAAGCAATTCACCATTAGCTGAAGCAATATGAAGTATATCAGTTGCAGGATTAGGATACACATTTATGCCTTGTAGTACAAATGAGTTTGAAGAAAGTGGCTGCCAAACAGTGGATGTTGTAAGTGTTGCCCTTCTGGGAGAATTTTGAAGTACAGCAAGCATGCGGCCTTTTTGGTTCTGCGTGAATATATTCATACAGGCATCCGGTGTGTAGTCCATATAATTTTCAATCATATCTGCACCTGCTGCATTGGGGCAACTGTCAATATAAGCGCAATCATAATTAAGCTCTTTAACGGCAGGGGTATCGGGGCAGTAATCTTTTGTTGAGTCTACACTATTTACAGAACATGTAGTGTTATCACCATCAACGTGGCGCAGGCCAAAGCAATGTCCAATTTCGTGTGTAGCTGTACGCCCTGCATTGTAAGGCCATTCATAAGTACCTTGAGGATAAATAGCTTGAGAGCCAAAATATTTATAGCCGATAATTACACCGTCAGTATTAGAGGCACCTTCATTGCTGTTGAGTCCGCCAAGCCCTGATTGGGACGGAAATTGTGCGTAGCCAAGAATGTCTGTAAGATCGCCTCCAAAGTTACATACCCAGATATTAAAATATTTAGTAGGGTCCCATGAGGTTTGCGGCTTCATAATCGTTTCCACCTGTGTTTCACTCCAGCCGGCCCGGTTATAATAAACCCGGTGTATACCATTTGTGGCATTGCCCTGCGGGTCAACCTGCGCCAGGGCAAATTGTATCTCCATATCGGCTCCAACAGGGTTGGTATTATAGCCGGGAGTGTTAATCATACGGCGGTAATCCTGGTTCAGGGACCGTTATCTGAGACAGCACTTGTGCATCTGCAATATTTTCATTAACGCCGACAGACGTTTCATTATGTATTACATGTACTACTACGGGTATGGTTACTACGGCAGAAACAGACTCTGTAGATGACATTCGCTGCGCCTGTATCTGTTGTATCTTAGGGGCAATCCATTGTTCAAACTGAGCAGTAGTACTGCGCTCAGGATGTTTTTCCTGAAGATATTGTTCATATTCTGTCGATGCACATCGTATACGTCCATTATCTGGATTCACCCTGTCAGATGTGATTGTTTTGCCAAAAAGTTTTGGCTGTTGCTGTGCAAAGCCGGCAACTGTTGCAAACATTCCTGCCGTAATGGCAAGTTTTAAAATAAAGTTCTTCATAATCCTAAAATTAGCAGGCAAATCTACGATTTAGAATTAAACTTTTGTTATATATGTAAATTTATTCTAAAATAATGTTGCAAAAATATTACAATAGCACAGCACATTACCAAAGTTGTATAGCCATTATATTGATGCTAAATCTTCATGAAGTATATTTTGATGAATGGCATCCCAAAGCCCAATGCGTTTTTCCAGTGCAAGTTTTGAAATTTCCTCAGCTTCCTTCCATTTTACCGGGTCTTCGCCGCAAAGGCTTTCAATCATCTCCATTGCCATAGGGCCATGTTCATCGGCATCCAGTTCTATATGCCGCTCAAAGTAATAGATAAGGCTGTCAAGGTTAGCTTTTGGGAAATTAGTCCTGAAATTCCTGAGTATTTCAGTAAACATTGACGGTATCAGCTCTTCACGCCCAAACGTAAAAGCAGCAGCAATTTCATGAGGGTTGCCACGGTCAATCACCCTAAATGTAAAATCAAGGAATGCTTTAATATTATCATGAAGCCTGCTCTTCTTTATAGAAACAAATATATTCTGGGTTGCAATAACATCATCAATAAAAGCCTGTATTGCACCAGTGTTTGCACCAAGATCTTTCATGGCCTCAACATACATTTCAAAATGGCTTAGCCTTTCACCACGTATATTTATATCAGTTTCTTCGGCAAGTACTATTTCATTAATGAGGTAGCGCATCTGCGGATTTCCTACCGGAAGCCAAGGCACTGAGGTGCAGGTAAGTTTGTTCTGAAGGGCTTTAAGCAAAGACATAAAATCCCACACAGCATATACATGGCTTTCCATAAAATGCCTTAGGTCTTCAATGCTTTTTATATCGTTATAAAGCGCGTGATTTAAAAGTTGTTCTCTTTGAGCAGCTATACTGCCCTTGATTGTAGCAATAGTCATAGCGGTATTTTTTACAAATTTACACAACGTATTATTTATATCTATATACGTTAAGATTGATTTTAACGATTCAAAAATAGTGCCTGATTATGAAGTTAATTTCAATAAAAAAGCCGCATCAGTTAGTTGCGGCTTATTTATCTGGTTTTGCGTGATTTATTTAAACGCTGCATGGCCTGTAATATCCATACCTGTAATCAGCAGGTGAATGTCATGCGTACCTTCATAAGTAATAACGCTTTCTAAATTCATCATATGGCGCATAATTGAGTATTCGCCGGTAATACCCATACCGCCAAGTATCTGGCGTGCCTCGCGGGCTATATTTATAGCCATGTCAACATTGTTGCGCTTTGCCATAGATATCTGTGCTGAAGTAGCTTTGCCCTCATTACGCAATACGCCAAGCCTCCATGTAAGAAGCTGTGCTTTTGTGATTTCGGTAATCATTTCGGCAAGTTTTTTCTGCTGGAGCTGTGTTGCTGCAATAGGTTTGTCAAATTGCACGCGCTCTTTAGCATAGCGTAGCGCAGTATCATAACAGTCCATTGCTGCACCTATGGCGCCCCATGCAATACCATAACGTGCTGAGTCAAGGCAGCCAAGGGGTGCGCCAAGCCCTGATTTGTTCGGAAGCAGGTTCTCTTTAGGGACTTTTACATTGTCAAAAATAAGCTCACCCGTTGCAGATGCACGGAGTGACCATTTATTGTGGGTTTCAGGTGTGCTGAAACCTTCCATGCCACGCTCTACAATTAGCCCATGTATGCGGCCTTCTTCGTTCTTTGCCCATACAACAGCAATGTCGGCAAACGGAGCGTTTGATATCCACATTTTTGCGCCGTTTAGCAGGTAATGGTCGCCTTTATCTTTAAAGTTGGTAACCATGCCCCCCGGATTAGAACCGAAATCAGGCTCGGTTAAACCAAAACAACCCATAAATTCACCGGAGGCAAGTTTAGGCAGGTACTTCATTTTCTGTTCTTCATTACCATATTTCCAGATAGGGTACATAACGAGTGACGACTGTACTGATGCTGTTGAGCGCACACCGCTGTCTCCTCTTTCAATCTCCTGCATGATAAGGCCGTAAGAAATCTGGTCAAGGCCTGCACCACCGTATTCTTCAGGTATATACGGGCCAAAAGCGCCGATATCAGCCAGGCCTTTTATAATTTGATTTGGAAATTCCGCCTTTTGGGCATAATCTTCTATAATTGGAGATACCTCACGCTTTACCCACTCGCGGGCAGCGTCACGCACCATCTTGTGCTCTTCTGTAAGCAGCTCATCTAAAAGGAAATAGTCAGGAGCCTGGAAAAGATCTGGTTTCATGAAGTTTGTTTTAACTGGGGCAAAAGTAAATAAGAAACCTAACAAATCAATAAAAAAATGTGTGATTTTTTAAGAAAGCAATTAGTAAATCATGTTACGCAACAAATAAAAAACCCCGGCATAAGCCGGGGCTTTAACCAACAAATTAAAAAACCACTTACTTCCATCCTCCGCCCAGAGAGCGGTATATGTTTACCATGCTGTTCATTTGCTGCAGCCTGGTTTCAATCAGGTCAAATTTAGATTCCAATGCATCGCGCTGCGTCATCAAAACTTCCATATAATCAGCCCTGGCCGATTTAAACAAGTCATTAGATATTGCCGATGACTGGTTCAAAGCCTCTACTTCTTTTGCCTTCAACTCATAGCTGCTTTGCAGGTTGCTTACCTTCGAAATCTGGTTAGCAACTTCAATATAGGCATTCAGTATCGTGCGCTCATAATCAAACACCGCCTGCAACTGTTTGGCATTTGCTGTATTATATGCGGCTTTGATAGAGTTCCTGTTGATAAGCGGCGCCGTAAGGTCTCCAGCAAGGCTGTAAATCAGTGACTGAGGTTTCACGATGTATGATGGGTCGAAAGCCCTGTAGCCTATGCCTGCCGTGATGCCTAGTTGCGGATAAAAACGTGCACGCGCCGATTTCACATCGAGCTTTGCAGCTTCCAGATTAAACTCAGCCTGGCGGATATCAGGCCTGTTAGCAAGCAGTTGCGATGGCAAACCGGCCTGCACCACCTGCGGTACAAGATTATCAAATGTCTCTGTGCTTCGGTCTACATGCTGGGGAAAACGCCCCACAAGAAAATTAATCCTGTTTTCGGTTTCTACTATACGCTGCTTTATTTCGTATTGAAGGCTTTGTGTATTTAATACCTGTGCCTGAAACCTGCGTACTGCCAATTCAGTAACACGGGCAGCTTCTTTCTGCAGCTTTACAATTTCAAGTGCATTAGTTTGTATCCCGATGTTTTGATTAATTATAGCCAGCTGATTGTCAAGCGCCAAAAGCTCATAATACGAATTGGCAATCTCTGAAATCAGGTTAGTCACCATAAAGTTCTTGCCCTCTACGGAAGCTAGATAACGGTTGACAGCAGCCTTTTTAGAGTTTCGAAGTTTTTTCCATATGTCTACCTCCCACGTAGCATACGCCCCAATAGTATAATCCTGTAGCGGCTCTGGATTCTCCTTGCCATCTACAATAGCAATGTTATGTTCCAGCGCACCAATGTTGGTATAGCGCGAAACCTTATCAACACCCGCACCTCCACGTAGTCCGGCAGACGGTAGGTATTCCCCTTTTCGGGCGCGAATCTCATTTTGCGAGATGTTTATCTCCTGCATTGTGATGTTCAGTTCCTGGTTGTTTTGCAGGGCAGTGTCAATCAGGGCAGTTAGATTAGGGTCTGTAAAGAACTGTTTCCATTTCACCGATGCGCTATTGGCACTGTCGGCAACTGCACCTGCAAATTCAGCCGGCACTGCTTTGTTCTCAGCGCGCGCTACATCTCCTGTCTTGCAGCTTATGATGCCTGTTGCCAAAAAGGCAACAGACAGGCTCAAATATATTATCTTCTTCAACATATTATTCTGTATCTTTTGTTTGTGAAGGTTCTTCAATATGGGTAAAGTCATCTATCTGGTGTACCAATGCTTCTGACAATGAACTTTCTTCTTCATATTTAATGAGTTTACGCCCATCTGCCAGTGAACCAAATATGTAGTATAATCCCGGTACGATAATCACCCCGAATATGGTTCCGAACAACATACCTCCCAACGCAGCAGAACCAATGGTTTTGTTACCGATTGCACCAGCACCCGTTGCAATAATAAGAGGAATAAGCCCTGCGATGAATGCAAATGATGTCATAAGGATAGGGCGGAAGCGGACTTTCGCGCCTTCAATTGCGGCCTCAATAATGCTGAAGCCCTCGCTCCGTTTCTGGACTGCAAATTCAACTATAAGCACCGCATTTTTACCTAGAAGCCCGACGAGCATGATAAGACCAATCTGTGCGTAAATGTTATTCTCAAGCCCCATAAGCTGTAACACGAGAAATGTGCCGAACACACCCACAGGAAGCGAGAACACAACCGCCAGCGGAATGATAAAGCTTTCATATTGTGCGGCAAGTACAAAGTACACAAACGCTAATACTATCCCGAAAATATATATTGATTCATTACCGCGGTTTGATTCGTCAAATGACAAACCTTCCCATGCAATATCGTAACCTCTAGGCAGTTTTTGCGCGACTTCGCGTACTGCTGCTATAGCATCGGCGGTTGTGTAACCTTTCGCCGGAAGACCCTGTATAGCGGCAGAGTTATACATATTATAGCGCGTAATCTCGTTGGGTCCCTGTGTTTTAACCAGCTTCATAAACGCAGAGTACGGCACCATTTCGCCACGGTCATTCTTCACAAAGAGGTTCAAAACATCTGACGGAAGTCTCCTGAATTTAGGGTCAGACTGTACATACACCTTGAAAAAGCGGTTGAACTTGATAAAGCCCTGCTCATAAGTACTACCGATGAGTATATTCAGGTTTTCCATGGCTTCGCCGATAGACACACCTTTCTGCATGGCCAAGTTATTGTCGATTTCCAATTCGTACTGCGGATAGTTGGCAGCAAAGAAGCTGAACAGGCCCGTAAGCTCTTTACGCTTGCCAAGCTCATCCATAAACTGCTTATTTATTTTGTCAAAATCCTGATAATCGGTAGTGGTATTTTTGTCAAGCAAACGCATTGAGAAACCGCCTGAAGAGCCAAAGCCCGGTATGGCCGGCGGTTCAAAAAACTCAATCTTGGCGCCAAGGCCTTTTGATTTTTCTTCAAGTTCTTCCATGATTTCGGTAACATCGTGCTCACGGTCATGCCAGGATTTAAGGTTGATGAGGCATGTGCCGGCGTTTGACCCGCGGCCTTCAGTCATAATCTCATAACCGGCAAGCGATGACACTGATTCCACCCCGTCTACATGTTCACAAATCTTTTGCAGCCTTTGTGATACTTGGTTTGTGGTCTCCAGTGTTGAGCCCGGCGGTGTCTGTATTATCGCATAAATGGTTCCCTGATCTTCACTTGGTATGAATCCTGACGGGAGTATCTTATTTACAACGAATGTACCGATGCAGAAAAGGATAAGTACAATCCAAGTCACCCACTTGCGGTTGACAATTTTTCTGAGAATCCATACATACTTACCGGTCATCTTGTCAAAGCCGCTATTGAACTTGTCAAGGCCTTTGGTAAGGATGTTCTTCTTCTTTTCGTGCCCGTGGTGGTTTTTTAGCAACATAGCACAAAGTACCGGTGTGAGCGTAAGTGCGATTATTGCAGAAATTACGATGGAACTTGCCATAGTAATTGAGAACTGGCGGTAGAAGGTACCTACTGGGCCTGACATAAAAGATATTGGCAGGAATACCGATACCATTACCGCCGTAATAGCGATGATGGCACCTGTAATTTCACCAAGCACCATTTTTACGGCTGCGTACGGCGTGATGTGCGGATATTCTTCAAACTTGGCATGCACCGCCTCGACGACGACGATTGCGTCATCAACCACAATACCAATAGCCAGTACGAGGGCAAAAAGCGTCACGAGGTTGATTGAAAGACCGAAGAACTGGATAACGAAAAACGCACCAATTAGTGACACAGGTACCGCGAGAATTGGTATAAGTGTCGAACGCCAGTCACCCAGGAAGATAAATACTACAATTGCAACAAGGATGAAAGCATCTCTCAAAGTATGGATAACCTGCTCTATTGAAGCGTCAAGGAAATGCGAAACGTCATAACTTATCTTATAGTCCATTCCCGGCGGGAAGGTTTCTTTCATCTCCTCTAGCTTCGCCTTTACATTGGCAATTACATCACTTGCGTTACTGCCGTAGTTTTGCTTCAAAACAATAGAGGCTGAGGGGTGGCCGTCAAGATTTGAGTAAATATCGAAGAATTCACTTCCCAGTTCGGCATGGCCGATATCTTTCAGCCGGATGGCTTCACCTTCAGAGTTAGCACGTACAATCACGTTCTCATATTCTGCCGGTTCACTGTAGCGGCCTTTATATGTCAATACGTATTCAAGCGATTGTGCCTGTATCCCGGAACTCTGCCCAATACGCCCCGGTCGGCCCACTATACTTTGCTCGCCCAATGCCTTCATAACTTCATCTACCGAAACATTGTAGGCACGCATGCGCTCCGGGTTTAGCCATATACGCATAGCGTAGGTACGGCTACCCAGAATCTGGCTCCGCCCAACTCCTTTAATCCTGTTGATTTCAGGCAGCATCTTTACGCTGGCATAGTTATACAGGAACTTCTCATCCATGCCTTTGTTTTTCGCATAAAGGTTTACATACATAAGCATGCTGGGCTGTATAGGTGTGATAACAACACCCTCGCGCTGCACAAGTTCGGGTAATAGTGGCATTACCTGGTCAACCCTTGTCTTAACGCGGATAACTGCCTCGTTAGGGTCGGTTCCCGGTTCAAAAATTACCCTTAACGTGGCCTCACCGGCACTGGTAGCATCGGTTGCCATGTAGCGCATATCCTGCACACCGTTGATGGAGTTTTCAAGAGTGATAAGCGTTGATTTTACCAATACATCGGCACTTGCGCCTGGGTAGGCGATAAATATATTTACCGTTGTAGGTGCAATTTCAGGAAATTGTGATGTAGGCAGCTGGAATATGGCCAAAGCTCCCATAAAAACTATCATTATAGATATAACAATAGCAAACACAGGCCTGTGTATAAATTTACTAAACATGATGTCTCTTTTTAATGCTGGTTAATTACTCGGCGTATAACTCAAGGTGAGACAGTACATGTTCAGGTTTTTCCAGCTTATATTCAATTTTCTGGTTTTCCTGTACAAGGCGCAGGCCTTCAA
This genomic interval carries:
- a CDS encoding MGMT family protein; amino-acid sequence: MSKESNNFFEQVYDVAAQIPFGRVTSYGAIAKYLGAARSARMVGWAMNASHDREDVPAHRVVNRVGLLSGKHHFEGTNLMQQLLENEGVKVKDNKIVKFDKLFWDPAKELL
- a CDS encoding Mrp/NBP35 family ATP-binding protein → MKLDRKEILKALETITIAGEGTNMVESGAVRNVLTFGDEAVVEVVMHNPAMHIRKRAEADIIKTIHEQISPDAKVKVNIKLETPEKPEIKGKSIPGITNIIAVSSGKGGVGKSTITANLAVTLANMGFNVGVLDADIYGPSMPIMFDVERERPISVQVDGKSKMKPIESYGVKLLSIGFFTSPEQAVIWRGPMASKALSQMIFDADWGELDFMLIDLPPGTGDIHLSIMQSLPVTGAVVVSTPQAVALADAKKGVAMFQQESINVPVLGIIENMAYFTPEELPENKYYIFGKEGAKNLAEDLSVPFLGEVPIVQSIREAGDYGRPAAMQTGTPLEKVFEELAREVVQETVNRNDNLPPTEAIKITTMAGCSAVKKN
- a CDS encoding NifU family protein — protein: MTTEEIKLNVEKALDEIRPFLESDGGNIALIDIEDDRHVKVRLEGACVGCSVNQMTLKAGVETTIKKYAPQIETVTNVA
- a CDS encoding NAD(P)/FAD-dependent oxidoreductase, translated to MITTDILIIGAGPTGLFAVFEAGLLKLKCHIIDALPQPGGQLSELYPKKPIFDIPGFPSVLAGDLVDNLMEQIKQFQPGFTLNEKAETIDKLEDGTFIVTTNKGTKHHAKAVAIAGGLGSFDPRKPLIEGIDAYEENGVEYFVKDPELFRDKKIVIAGGGDSALDWSIFLADVASEVTLIHRRNEFRGALDSVEKVQELKKLGKINLITPAEVTGIIGDGTVEALEIDREGEKSTIETDYFIPLFGLTPKLGAIANWGLEIEKNAIKVNNALDYQTNIEGIYAIGDINIYPGKLKLILCGFHEATLMCQSVYNKLNPGKKYVLKYTTVSGVDGFDGTRKEAEKQVVKAIE
- a CDS encoding 2Fe-2S iron-sulfur cluster-binding protein, coding for MDITIKITDREGVVHEVQAPTDMAMNIMELCRSYEIAPEGTIGVCGGMAMCASCQCYVLNDVELPPMEPDEQAMLSEAFYVKPNSRLGCQIAITEELHGLEIELAPES
- a CDS encoding T9SS type A sorting domain-containing protein is translated as MINTPGYNTNPVGADMEIQFALAQVDPQGNATNGIHRVYYNRAGWSETQVETIMKPQTSWDPTKYFNIWVCNFGGDLTDILGYAQFPSQSGLGGLNSNEGASNTDGVIIGYKYFGSQAIYPQGTYEWPYNAGRTATHEIGHCFGLRHVDGDNTTCSVNSVDSTKDYCPDTPAVKELNYDCAYIDSCPNAAGADMIENYMDYTPDACMNIFTQNQKGRMLAVLQNSPRRATLTTSTVWQPLSSNSFVLQGINVYPNPATDILHIASANGELLDSYIIYNSMGQTIVASKLNGGNSATVNINTLTNGVYFIKLGKADKATTLKFVKN
- a CDS encoding DUF3050 domain-containing protein — encoded protein: MTIATIKGSIAAQREQLLNHALYNDIKSIEDLRHFMESHVYAVWDFMSLLKALQNKLTCTSVPWLPVGNPQMRYLINEIVLAEETDINIRGERLSHFEMYVEAMKDLGANTGAIQAFIDDVIATQNIFVSIKKSRLHDNIKAFLDFTFRVIDRGNPHEIAAAFTFGREELIPSMFTEILRNFRTNFPKANLDSLIYYFERHIELDADEHGPMAMEMIESLCGEDPVKWKEAEEISKLALEKRIGLWDAIHQNILHEDLASI
- a CDS encoding acyl-CoA dehydrogenase family protein, yielding MKPDLFQAPDYFLLDELLTEEHKMVRDAAREWVKREVSPIIEDYAQKAEFPNQIIKGLADIGAFGPYIPEEYGGAGLDQISYGLIMQEIERGDSGVRSTASVQSSLVMYPIWKYGNEEQKMKYLPKLASGEFMGCFGLTEPDFGSNPGGMVTNFKDKGDHYLLNGAKMWISNAPFADIAVVWAKNEEGRIHGLIVERGMEGFSTPETHNKWSLRASATGELIFDNVKVPKENLLPNKSGLGAPLGCLDSARYGIAWGAIGAAMDCYDTALRYAKERVQFDKPIAATQLQQKKLAEMITEITKAQLLTWRLGVLRNEGKATSAQISMAKRNNVDMAINIAREARQILGGMGITGEYSIMRHMMNLESVITYEGTHDIHLLITGMDITGHAAFK
- a CDS encoding TolC family protein is translated as MLKKIIYLSLSVAFLATGIISCKTGDVARAENKAVPAEFAGAVADSANSASVKWKQFFTDPNLTALIDTALQNNQELNITMQEINISQNEIRARKGEYLPSAGLRGGAGVDKVSRYTNIGALEHNIAIVDGKENPEPLQDYTIGAYATWEVDIWKKLRNSKKAAVNRYLASVEGKNFMVTNLISEIANSYYELLALDNQLAIINQNIGIQTNALEIVKLQKEAARVTELAVRRFQAQVLNTQSLQYEIKQRIVETENRINFLVGRFPQHVDRSTETFDNLVPQVVQAGLPSQLLANRPDIRQAEFNLEAAKLDVKSARARFYPQLGITAGIGYRAFDPSYIVKPQSLIYSLAGDLTAPLINRNSIKAAYNTANAKQLQAVFDYERTILNAYIEVANQISKVSNLQSSYELKAKEVEALNQSSAISNDLFKSARADYMEVLMTQRDALESKFDLIETRLQQMNSMVNIYRSLGGGWK